A genomic segment from Triticum dicoccoides isolate Atlit2015 ecotype Zavitan chromosome 1A, WEW_v2.0, whole genome shotgun sequence encodes:
- the LOC119365548 gene encoding protein EARLY RESPONSIVE TO DEHYDRATION 15-like, which yields MSAMVASSLNPEAPLFIPAAFQQVEDFSPQWWDLVKSTAWFRDHWYHQHQQLDDMADSLMALEAEDAIAVEASQPQPPAALKIDGVLKALSLASPSPKGGFSEKPRYTEKPTKYAGSPRSGGAPRFIHQPR from the exons ATGAGCGCCATGGTCGCGTCGTCGCTTAACCCGGAGGCCCCGCTCTTCATCCCGGCAGCGTTCCAGCAGGTGGAGGACTTCTCACCGCAGTGGTGGGACCTCGTCAAGTCCACCGCCTGGTTTCGCGACCACTGGTACCACCAGCACCAGCAGCTCGACGATATGGCCGACTCCCTCATGGCCTTGGAGGCCGAGGACGCCATCGCCGTCGAGGCTTCGCAGCCGCAGCCGCCAGCGGCACTCAAGATTG ACGGGGTGCTCAAGGCGCTGAGCCTGGCGTCCCCAAGCCCAAAGGGTGGCTTCTCGGAGAAGCCTAGGTACACCGAGAAGCCCACCAAGTACGCCGGCAGCCCGAGGAGCGGTGGCGCACCGCGCTTCATCCACCAGCCTCGCTAG